GAAGTGTATCGCCGTGCTGAAACTTGGTAAGGGATAAACTGTATAATAGACTGGGAATATCCCTCAATCCCTGGGTGTCTACTTTCTTATCCTTGCCATTTACTGTGGCCAGGTTGCTATCGCTAAAACTCACTTCATAGTTACGATGATAAGACCCTTCATGAATGGCTCTGTGATGAGTGATCAGACGTCCCACATCAATCATATACTCTGTGATCACAGTATCAGCGAGGGTCCACAGTGTTGAAAGCCAGGGGGAAGACTCGATAATAAAGATGCTCTTTAAAACATTTTCTTCCACTGTATGAATCAGGGTCGCCCCGCCTGCATGAACTGGTCCATATTTAACTTTATAGGAATAGGTCTCTGCAGATCTTCCACTTGCAAAAAGAAGAAAAATACTGAGTAATATCTTATTCATCAGGTTCATAGATTCAGAAACTAGACGGGATGTTTGCATTCCTC
This sequence is a window from Candidatus Neomarinimicrobiota bacterium. Protein-coding genes within it:
- a CDS encoding DUF3108 domain-containing protein; its protein translation is MNKILLSIFLLFASGRSAETYSYKVKYGPVHAGGATLIHTVEENVLKSIFIIESSPWLSTLWTLADTVITEYMIDVGRLITHHRAIHEGSYHRNYEVSFSDSNLATVNGKDKKVDTQGLRDIPSLLYSLSLTKFQHGDTLQYHMWDGRGSGVLKLLVEKVGKPSLFKPFEKPGWRLTPLNSTRKSRANQIQLSMLYSKSYPHTPLEIEINTKYGNIQMRIEDP